In one Pangasianodon hypophthalmus isolate fPanHyp1 chromosome 22, fPanHyp1.pri, whole genome shotgun sequence genomic region, the following are encoded:
- the LOC113532851 gene encoding ADP-ribosyl cyclase/cyclic ADP-ribose hydrolase 1, translated as MEKYRRGKDMELPGTLSRAQLSQSTPEMTGLECVSMHMERDTYTELVIIVILIGHINTGPGTTPNIKQIVIGRCYEYITLVNPSYSYKCEEIWHEFEEAVVRRTPCSVRVKDYERMFHAALQTPPCDKLLFWSKTRELMQSYLAVTGSFWTLEDTLVGFMFKDLIWCGQQERDRGFDFHSCPEWSTCVSHPVYSLWKRASQNFAAAACGNITVLLNGSIENAFNRNSMFGSVELDNLNPRMVSHVHIKVVPNSEGPFLESCSKGSVLRLIGVLQTRGFHWSCTDSGVYLYRQPTIVSIIVSVSNQ; from the exons ATGGAGAAGTACAGGAGAGGTAaggacatggagctgccaggcaCATTATCCAGGGCACAGCTTTCACAGAGCACACCAGAAATGACCGGCCTAGAGTGTGTTTCCATGCACATGGAAAGGGATACATATACTG AACTGGTTATCATCGTAATCCTCATTGGTCATATAAACACAGGCCCTGGGACCACGCCGAACATAAAACAAATTGTGATTGGACGATGTTATGAGTACATTACCCTGGTAAACCCTAGTTATAG CTATAAATGTGAGGAGATATGGCACGAGTTTGAGGAAGCAGTGGTTCGGAGAACACCATGCAGTGTGAGAGTGAAAGACTATGAGAGAATGTTTCATGCTGCTCTTCAGACTCCTCCCTGTGACAAA CTGCTGTTCTGGAGCAAGACACGAGAGCTGATGCAGAGCTATCTAGCTGTCACAGGAAGCTTTTGGACCTTGGAGGATACACTGGTGGGATTCATGTTCAAGGACCTCATCTGGTGTGGTCAgcaggaaagagacagag GCTTTGATTTTCATTCTTGTCCAGAATGGTCAACGTGTGTGAGCCATCCTGTGTACTCACTGTGGAAACGAGCAtcacaaaat tttgcTGCAGCAGCCTGTGGAAATATTACAGTGCTCTTAAATGGATCCATTGAAAATGCATTCAACAGGAACAG CATGTTTGGGAGTGTGGAGCTGGACAATCTGAACCCCAGGATGGTGTCCCATGTCCACATTAAAGTTGTTCCGAACTCCGAAGGCCCATTTCT AGAGTCCTGTTCCAAGGGTTCTGTTCTCAGACTGATAGGTGTTCTGCAGACCCGAGGGTTCCACTGGTCCTGCACAGACAGCGGTGTGTATTTATATCGACAACCAACCATTGTATCTATCATTGTTTCTGTGAGTAACCaataa